Proteins encoded together in one Aminipila butyrica window:
- a CDS encoding CapA family protein, translating into MENAERKQRKTALLLWTWIAVGCLVAFPLLFSGCSGGTAGGNGQESPVQQEQELPIDLSILAVGDVMVHKPQLEGQYNQQTGRYDYTNNYKYVKDYISQADLALCNLETTFAGPPYSGYPQFCAPDELADALKDAGFDVAITSNNHMMDRGGAGMKRTLEVLRAKGFVTAGSRLDQQELRYAMTEVKGLQVAVIPYTFETPTGGSTTGINGRAISDTDAALINSFNYQTLDEDLEQIKEVCGQARAAGADIVLIYYHWGEEYQTAANQWQKSMAQKTVDQMDVDVIFASHPHVLQEMEYLKNAETGKTVPVFYSMGNFISNQRTETLDNRYTEEGMMAQVKLKYMKSEKKITEISMSAVPTWVEKYHLGDKPVYEIIPLDEKLQDNETLKASGHLSRAEAALEDANGLLKNN; encoded by the coding sequence ATGGAAAACGCTGAAAGAAAACAAAGAAAGACAGCGCTTCTCCTATGGACTTGGATCGCAGTGGGGTGTCTAGTGGCATTTCCACTGCTTTTTAGTGGGTGCAGCGGGGGAACAGCAGGGGGGAACGGGCAGGAGAGCCCTGTTCAGCAGGAGCAGGAGCTGCCCATTGACTTGAGCATCTTGGCCGTAGGAGATGTGATGGTACACAAGCCGCAGCTGGAAGGTCAATATAACCAGCAGACGGGGAGATATGATTATACCAACAATTATAAATATGTAAAGGACTACATCAGCCAGGCAGACTTGGCTTTGTGCAACCTAGAGACCACTTTTGCCGGTCCGCCTTATTCCGGATACCCACAGTTCTGTGCACCGGACGAGCTGGCAGACGCGTTGAAAGATGCAGGTTTTGATGTAGCCATTACCTCCAACAATCACATGATGGACCGGGGCGGGGCTGGGATGAAGCGGACTCTGGAGGTGTTGCGAGCTAAAGGGTTCGTCACCGCCGGCAGCCGGCTGGATCAGCAGGAACTTCGCTATGCCATGACTGAGGTCAAAGGTCTTCAGGTAGCGGTAATTCCTTATACTTTTGAGACGCCTACCGGCGGAAGCACAACTGGTATAAATGGGCGGGCGATATCAGATACGGATGCAGCCCTGATTAATTCCTTTAATTATCAAACCTTGGACGAGGACCTGGAGCAGATTAAGGAAGTCTGTGGCCAAGCTCGAGCTGCTGGGGCAGACATCGTACTGATTTATTACCACTGGGGAGAGGAATATCAGACGGCGGCTAACCAATGGCAGAAATCCATGGCCCAGAAAACAGTGGATCAGATGGATGTAGACGTCATTTTTGCCTCCCATCCTCACGTGCTTCAGGAGATGGAATACCTGAAAAATGCGGAGACCGGCAAAACTGTTCCTGTTTTTTACAGCATGGGTAACTTTATTTCCAACCAGCGGACGGAGACGCTAGATAACCGCTATACAGAAGAAGGTATGATGGCTCAGGTGAAACTGAAGTACATGAAGTCTGAAAAGAAGATTACAGAGATTTCCATGAGTGCTGTTCCTACCTGGGTAGAAAAATATCACCTGGGAGATAAGCCGGTCTATGAGATTATTCCGCTAGATGAGAAATTGCAAGACAATGAGACTTTGAAAGCTTCTGGGCACTTATCCCGGGCAGAGGCGGCGTTGGAGGATGCCAATGGACTACTTAAAAATAATTGA
- a CDS encoding NifU family protein, whose protein sequence is MEDKIKDALENIRPYLQRDGGDIEFVELTPENIVKVRLQGHCAGCPGATMTLKAVVERLLKESYPEIAGVENV, encoded by the coding sequence ATGGAAGATAAAATTAAAGATGCTTTAGAAAATATTCGTCCTTACTTGCAGAGAGACGGCGGAGATATTGAGTTTGTAGAGTTAACCCCGGAGAATATCGTTAAGGTTCGTTTGCAGGGACACTGTGCCGGCTGCCCAGGGGCTACGATGACCTTAAAGGCTGTAGTTGAACGGCTGCTAAAGGAATCTTACCCAGAAATCGCCGGAGTGGAAAACGTATAG
- a CDS encoding ABC transporter substrate-binding protein: MTKKSDEAKIYNKARRPGKVKQTVLAAAALVLALNLAGCATFDNFKGTFIDKEKEPESTVRIGIFEPLSGKDKEMGEMETRGIELAHAMFPKALGKEVELVYGDNKSDINVAESVAREMVDKRVSIVLGSYGSANSLAAVKIFEAAQLPAIAITNTNPLVTSYNPFYFRVCLLDSFQGVVLAKYAVESLGVSTAAIMRPENDDYAIAVSQTFSDKFIQMTGNANAVVVSSDYDMDQQDKLEANLRKIKESGAQVVFLPVKLEAAAEILKEAKKVGVTALFLGTDQWDSQKLIELAGKEAAEGVSFSTIFDPNTSTTIMSDNFKKAYKAKYGQDAVPDSSAALGFDAYMIAVDSLNKAGTALDGEALRKTIASTREFPGASGTITFDMNGDPIKSVVVKKIVNGQAISAYTMEPAIVSLY, encoded by the coding sequence ATGACGAAGAAATCTGATGAAGCTAAAATATACAACAAAGCAAGGCGTCCCGGTAAAGTGAAACAGACGGTTTTGGCAGCGGCGGCTTTAGTTCTGGCATTAAATCTGGCAGGCTGTGCTACCTTTGACAACTTTAAAGGGACCTTTATTGATAAAGAGAAGGAGCCGGAATCCACCGTACGAATTGGCATCTTTGAACCCTTGAGCGGGAAAGACAAGGAAATGGGTGAAATGGAGACGCGAGGCATTGAACTAGCCCACGCCATGTTTCCCAAAGCTTTGGGTAAGGAGGTAGAGTTAGTTTACGGAGATAATAAATCGGATATTAATGTGGCAGAGAGCGTGGCCCGGGAGATGGTGGACAAGCGGGTATCCATTGTCTTGGGCAGCTACGGCAGCGCTAATTCTCTGGCGGCAGTGAAGATTTTCGAGGCGGCCCAGCTGCCGGCTATTGCCATTACCAACACCAACCCCCTGGTGACCAGCTATAACCCTTTTTACTTTAGGGTCTGCTTGTTGGACTCCTTCCAAGGCGTGGTATTGGCTAAATACGCAGTGGAATCTCTGGGGGTGAGCACCGCGGCCATCATGAGGCCGGAGAATGATGATTACGCTATCGCCGTATCGCAGACTTTTTCGGACAAGTTTATCCAGATGACAGGCAACGCCAATGCGGTAGTCGTCTCCAGCGACTATGATATGGACCAACAGGACAAATTGGAAGCCAATCTGCGAAAGATTAAGGAATCGGGCGCTCAAGTGGTCTTTCTGCCGGTAAAGCTGGAGGCGGCTGCGGAAATCTTAAAGGAAGCGAAGAAAGTCGGGGTTACCGCTTTATTCTTAGGCACCGACCAGTGGGATTCCCAGAAGCTGATTGAGCTGGCTGGAAAAGAGGCAGCAGAGGGTGTGTCTTTCTCCACGATTTTCGATCCCAACACCAGCACGACTATCATGTCGGACAATTTCAAAAAAGCGTACAAGGCAAAATATGGGCAGGATGCTGTTCCAGATAGTTCAGCGGCCTTAGGTTTTGATGCTTACATGATTGCCGTGGATTCTTTGAACAAGGCTGGTACAGCTTTAGATGGAGAAGCCCTGCGCAAGACCATTGCTAGTACCAGGGAATTCCCAGGAGCATCTGGAACCATCACCTTTGACATGAATGGAGATCCTATTAAATCCGTGGTAGTGAAAAAAATCGTAAATGGGCAAGCTATATCTGCCTACACGATGGAACCGGCTATCGTTAGCTTATACTAG
- a CDS encoding NADH peroxidase, whose translation MKWTCSVCGYTHEGAEAPEKCPQCGVPAEKFIKVEDGAREWADQHVVGVAKGVDPEIIEGLRANFTGECTEVGMYLAMARVAHREGYPEIGLYWEKAAWEEAEHAAKFAELLGEVVTDSTKKNLEMRIEAENGACAGKKMLAAKAKEQNLDAIHDTVHEMAKDEARHGCAFEGLYNRYFK comes from the coding sequence ATGAAATGGACTTGTTCAGTTTGCGGTTACACTCACGAAGGTGCTGAGGCACCAGAAAAATGTCCACAGTGCGGCGTTCCTGCTGAGAAATTTATCAAGGTAGAGGATGGCGCCAGAGAATGGGCTGACCAGCATGTAGTAGGCGTAGCGAAGGGTGTTGATCCTGAAATCATCGAAGGTCTTCGTGCGAACTTTACTGGTGAATGTACCGAAGTAGGCATGTATCTGGCTATGGCTAGAGTGGCTCATCGAGAAGGCTATCCAGAGATTGGTCTGTACTGGGAAAAGGCTGCCTGGGAAGAAGCGGAGCACGCAGCTAAGTTTGCAGAGCTTCTGGGTGAAGTAGTTACTGATTCCACAAAGAAGAATCTGGAGATGCGTATTGAAGCCGAAAACGGTGCTTGTGCAGGGAAGAAGATGCTGGCAGCGAAGGCGAAAGAACAGAACTTAGATGCCATCCATGATACCGTACATGAAATGGCCAAGGATGAAGCTAGGCACGGCTGTGCATTTGAAGGACTTTACAACAGATATTTTAAATAA
- a CDS encoding TetR/AcrR family transcriptional regulator, which produces MLENGFELIKRFGLKKTSVKDITTASGIATGTFYNFFKTKEEFVYQIILHKREQSKASFQALIDQSDMLDRAAFRQLLQTIFFADNNIFEYLKPEEVAMLYARWPENYMKKEGTAEQTTMWILNHVSHKKMIVTGKSLRISAKPCHSFDMAKKTSTMRLMMK; this is translated from the coding sequence ATGCTTGAAAATGGATTTGAGCTAATTAAGCGTTTCGGTCTGAAAAAAACCTCTGTAAAAGATATTACAACAGCATCCGGCATTGCCACAGGCACATTTTATAATTTCTTTAAAACAAAAGAAGAATTTGTTTATCAAATTATTCTGCATAAACGGGAGCAATCAAAAGCCAGCTTTCAGGCGCTAATTGATCAGAGCGACATGCTGGACAGAGCGGCCTTTCGGCAATTATTACAGACTATTTTCTTTGCCGACAACAATATCTTTGAATATTTAAAGCCGGAAGAAGTAGCCATGCTATATGCCCGCTGGCCAGAAAATTACATGAAAAAAGAAGGCACTGCCGAACAGACAACGATGTGGATATTAAACCATGTTTCCCATAAAAAAATGATTGTGACTGGAAAGTCTTTGCGAATTTCTGCAAAGCCGTGTCACTCATTCGATATGGCAAAGAAAACCTCTACCATGAGGCTTATGATGAAATGA
- a CDS encoding S-layer homology domain-containing protein, whose translation MKRTKRFLAAFLAFAVAFCYTPTIVFADAETAVAADVQEATFADMPKDWSTEALSNAVANGLLKGYPQTDGLHIKPRGTLSRAEMAAVVNRAFGAEETTDLNGVSDVGSGAWYAGDMAKAVHMGTMKLAATMRPNDKITRQEAFTILTRAFKMEAADGSSTALTSFKDKSSIATWAAPSISALVEKGVLSGTNGLIKPTDYITRAEFAKIMDNMVKQYINTAGTLTEVVAAGNVMVNVPDVTLKNLIVNGDLILGDGVGSGEITLDNVKVTGKTIVRGGGINSVSITGNSSIENLVIAKVDGNVRVAASEDSTVSQIVVNDGKKNVLVEGKVGALVVAVSDVPVVVQKASITTLSITIEAANLTVAKEASVTTINVAQAAEGAKVSVAGTVTTLVNAAPNSELAVTGTVKTVEVTSTAKGTSLEVAKDANVDKLATSVDMTTKGEGKVSAITGTGTVTTNGSATAPATTPVSSKSSGKSKGSSSNKLDVSNQVGAIDAAIAVILAKVDSVQTVEEDSTEVYTGPDVTKQIEVAASFDGGGDGSSGSPWEIDTAEELALMQEHLDGHFLLTGDIDLDGYNWVPIGKYVPKDPDAGDVSATLEVAFTGSFDGGGHTISNLTINRDDLEQRDMSGTGLFGGTADDFSIYDLNLEDVEIFSSGSCTGALVGMSMSAEDNEEAIQNINLSGNNKIAGSFYVAGLLGSAQDTNMEDCAVEADVTLTSAGGSGAGLLGGGLEGGNLSNCIVTGTVTATEAMNYKGTTMGVSGIGGLAGCAFESEEVINCRAEDVTIKVGANAIMIGGLLGYAGIVNEGVLAADGNGEGFTLIKECEVTGLEIQAGAGANRIGGIVGSGFCGPNYNSFYPASSAMHLVDCQATGTIQADSDVIVGSILGYAFRNCIVVSCDGSGITGAGNQVGAGDAAKAVILAEVDAVQTLESESAGTYTGPTVTAVLAAADAFAEGDGSKENPWQIATKEQLARVHNYLDKHFVLIDNIDLTGYNWIPIGAYVPRDPDNGDVSAIPEEAFTGSFDGGGYTISNLTINREEVGQRDMSGTGLFGGLAGEASIQNLKIKNATIFSTGSCTGALVGMSMPSAESGITIKDISISGKNKVAGSFYAAGLVGSAQNTNMKNCTVEADVLLTSAGGSGAGILGGGLEGGSLSNCTVTGTVTATEAMHDEGITMGVSGIGGLAGCAFESDKVINCKAENVTIKVGANAIMIGGLLGYAGIVNEGAAAADGNAENFTLIKDCEVTGLTLQAGAGANRIGGIVGSGFCGPNYNKYYPASSAMHLVNCQASGTIQADSDVIVGSILGYGFRNCAVVSCDGSGITGVRN comes from the coding sequence ATGAAAAGAACAAAAAGATTCTTGGCAGCTTTTTTGGCTTTTGCCGTGGCCTTTTGTTATACGCCCACTATAGTTTTTGCTGATGCAGAAACGGCAGTTGCTGCGGATGTTCAAGAGGCTACCTTTGCAGATATGCCAAAGGATTGGTCTACAGAGGCCCTTTCCAATGCAGTAGCAAATGGCCTGCTGAAAGGCTATCCACAAACAGACGGATTACATATTAAGCCAAGAGGTACATTGAGCAGAGCAGAAATGGCTGCCGTAGTAAATAGAGCCTTTGGGGCAGAAGAAACAACGGATTTAAACGGCGTAAGCGACGTGGGATCTGGGGCCTGGTATGCGGGAGATATGGCAAAAGCTGTCCATATGGGAACCATGAAGCTTGCTGCAACGATGAGACCAAACGATAAAATCACCAGACAGGAAGCCTTTACTATTTTAACAAGGGCCTTCAAAATGGAAGCCGCTGATGGATCGAGTACAGCTTTAACTTCCTTTAAGGATAAAAGCAGTATTGCGACATGGGCAGCACCAAGTATCAGTGCACTTGTGGAAAAAGGAGTACTTTCAGGAACGAACGGCTTGATCAAGCCAACAGACTATATTACAAGAGCGGAATTTGCAAAAATCATGGACAACATGGTTAAGCAGTATATTAACACGGCTGGAACACTTACGGAAGTAGTAGCTGCGGGCAATGTGATGGTTAATGTACCAGATGTTACCTTAAAGAACCTTATCGTTAATGGGGACTTAATCCTTGGTGATGGTGTCGGCAGCGGAGAGATTACTCTTGATAATGTTAAGGTTACGGGGAAGACCATTGTCAGAGGCGGCGGCATCAATTCTGTCAGCATTACAGGAAATAGTTCAATTGAAAATCTGGTGATTGCCAAAGTCGATGGCAATGTACGGGTTGCAGCCTCAGAAGATTCAACGGTAAGTCAAATCGTGGTCAATGATGGCAAAAAGAATGTATTGGTAGAAGGTAAGGTGGGGGCGCTGGTAGTTGCGGTCTCAGATGTACCGGTGGTAGTACAAAAGGCCAGTATTACTACTTTAAGTATTACGATAGAGGCTGCGAATCTAACCGTAGCAAAAGAAGCGTCGGTAACAACGATTAACGTCGCGCAGGCAGCAGAAGGTGCGAAGGTGTCAGTAGCAGGGACTGTTACTACCTTAGTGAATGCGGCGCCTAACTCCGAGCTGGCGGTAACTGGTACCGTGAAGACCGTAGAAGTGACAAGCACGGCTAAAGGAACCAGCTTAGAAGTAGCAAAGGATGCAAATGTAGATAAACTGGCTACCTCTGTAGATATGACCACAAAAGGGGAAGGGAAAGTTTCTGCGATAACAGGGACAGGCACTGTCACCACTAACGGTAGTGCTACTGCTCCAGCAACGACTCCTGTCAGCAGCAAATCGAGCGGCAAGTCCAAAGGCAGCTCCAGTAACAAGCTCGATGTGAGCAACCAAGTTGGGGCGATAGATGCGGCGATAGCAGTAATTCTGGCAAAGGTGGACTCTGTTCAGACCGTGGAAGAGGATTCCACGGAAGTGTATACTGGTCCAGATGTAACAAAGCAGATAGAGGTCGCAGCATCGTTTGATGGCGGCGGAGATGGATCAAGCGGAAGTCCTTGGGAGATTGATACGGCAGAAGAACTGGCCTTGATGCAAGAGCATTTGGATGGACACTTTCTGTTGACTGGAGATATCGACTTGGATGGATATAATTGGGTTCCTATCGGCAAATATGTGCCGAAGGATCCAGATGCGGGAGATGTCAGCGCGACGTTGGAGGTGGCCTTTACAGGGAGTTTTGACGGCGGCGGTCATACAATTTCTAATTTAACCATTAACCGGGACGACCTGGAGCAACGAGACATGTCTGGCACTGGCTTGTTTGGCGGAACGGCAGATGACTTTTCCATCTATGATTTAAATCTTGAAGATGTAGAGATTTTTTCCTCCGGATCTTGTACGGGGGCCCTTGTCGGCATGTCCATGTCTGCTGAGGATAACGAGGAGGCTATTCAGAATATCAATCTATCGGGGAACAACAAAATCGCCGGCAGTTTTTATGTAGCAGGTCTTCTTGGCAGTGCTCAAGATACCAATATGGAGGATTGCGCCGTAGAGGCTGACGTCACTTTAACTTCTGCGGGAGGAAGCGGAGCCGGACTTCTGGGGGGCGGCTTGGAAGGTGGCAACCTGTCCAACTGCATAGTGACGGGTACGGTTACAGCAACCGAAGCCATGAATTACAAAGGTACAACAATGGGGGTTAGCGGTATCGGAGGTCTGGCTGGCTGCGCTTTTGAAAGCGAGGAGGTCATTAACTGCCGGGCAGAGGATGTTACGATTAAAGTTGGCGCTAATGCAATCATGATAGGTGGGTTATTAGGATATGCCGGTATTGTCAATGAGGGCGTATTAGCCGCTGATGGCAATGGCGAGGGCTTTACTCTGATTAAAGAATGTGAGGTAACCGGCTTGGAGATTCAGGCAGGTGCCGGTGCCAATCGCATCGGCGGCATTGTGGGCAGCGGCTTCTGCGGACCGAATTACAATAGTTTCTATCCTGCTTCCTCTGCAATGCACCTTGTGGATTGTCAGGCTACTGGTACCATTCAAGCTGATAGCGATGTTATCGTAGGTTCCATCTTGGGTTATGCCTTCCGCAACTGTATTGTTGTTTCGTGTGATGGCAGCGGGATAACCGGTGCAGGTAATCAAGTAGGGGCAGGGGATGCGGCAAAAGCTGTAATCTTGGCAGAGGTAGATGCGGTTCAAACACTGGAATCAGAGTCGGCGGGGACTTATACGGGCCCGACAGTAACCGCTGTATTGGCTGCTGCTGACGCTTTTGCTGAGGGGGACGGCTCAAAAGAAAATCCTTGGCAAATTGCTACCAAGGAACAGTTAGCTCGTGTTCACAATTATTTGGACAAGCATTTTGTCTTGATAGACAACATCGATTTGACCGGATACAATTGGATTCCTATTGGTGCATATGTACCAAGGGACCCCGATAATGGGGATGTCAGTGCTATTCCGGAGGAGGCTTTTACCGGCAGCTTTGACGGCGGCGGTTATACAATTTCAAATTTAACCATTAACCGGGAAGAGGTGGGCCAGCGTGATATGAGCGGGACTGGTTTGTTCGGCGGATTGGCAGGGGAGGCTTCTATCCAGAACCTGAAAATAAAGAATGCAACCATTTTTTCTACAGGGTCTTGTACCGGTGCGCTTGTAGGGATGTCGATGCCTTCTGCTGAAAGCGGGATTACGATTAAGGATATCTCCATTTCAGGCAAAAACAAAGTTGCCGGCAGCTTTTATGCGGCAGGTCTTGTTGGTAGTGCCCAAAATACCAATATGAAAAACTGCACCGTAGAGGCGGATGTGCTCTTAACTTCTGCGGGGGGAAGCGGCGCAGGCATTTTAGGTGGTGGTCTGGAGGGCGGCAGTCTGTCCAATTGCACTGTCACCGGTACAGTTACGGCAACGGAAGCGATGCACGATGAAGGCATCACAATGGGAGTCAGCGGCATCGGTGGCCTGGCCGGCTGTGCGTTTGAAAGTGATAAGGTAATCAACTGCAAAGCAGAAAATGTTACAATTAAGGTTGGTGCCAATGCAATCATGATTGGTGGTTTGTTGGGCTATGCCGGTATTGTTAATGAAGGAGCAGCGGCTGCTGATGGCAATGCCGAGAACTTTACGCTGATTAAAGACTGTGAGGTAACTGGCTTGACACTTCAGGCAGGGGCAGGGGCCAACCGTATCGGCGGTATCGTGGGCAGCGGCTTCTGCGGTCCGAATTACAATAAATACTATCCTGCTTCCTCGGCTATGCACCTTGTAAACTGCCAAGCCAGCGGTACGATTCAGGCAGACAGCGATGTGATTGTAGGATCCATTTTGGGTTATGGTTTCCGCAATTGCGCTGTTGTTTCTTGTGATGGCAGCGGCATAACTGGGGTGAGAAACTAG
- a CDS encoding bacteriohemerythrin, translating into MKYTWSSDLETGNNTIDQQHKQLITAINDLLDACSQGRGRDALKETTKFLYDYTAKHFADEERLQLASQYPDYINHKQYHEGFKKVVAEIVDQLDKEGPTLALVSKVNTSIGGWLLNHIKKEDVKVAAHIQSKQ; encoded by the coding sequence ATGAAATACACTTGGAGCAGCGATTTAGAAACAGGAAACAACACGATTGACCAACAGCACAAACAGCTAATTACCGCCATAAACGATTTGCTGGATGCCTGTTCACAGGGAAGAGGCAGAGATGCCTTAAAAGAGACCACGAAATTTTTATATGATTATACGGCAAAGCACTTTGCTGACGAGGAACGTTTACAGCTAGCCAGTCAGTATCCAGATTACATAAACCACAAGCAGTATCACGAGGGCTTCAAAAAAGTAGTAGCGGAAATCGTCGATCAGCTAGACAAAGAAGGACCGACTCTGGCCTTGGTTAGCAAGGTTAACACCAGCATTGGAGGATGGCTGCTCAATCACATCAAAAAAGAAGATGTAAAAGTTGCCGCTCACATCCAATCTAAGCAGTAA
- a CDS encoding alanine racemase yields MSTNVTRYPLLEVDLKKFRENIDCMTKLCQDKGIDVAGVIKGFHAIPEMVKEFDKSACKYIASSRMEQIIDAKEDGCEKPFFLIRLPMLSEVADLVKYVDYSLNSERTVLDKINEECQKQGKRHGVVLMVDLGDLREGFWDETELIDTARYVDSQLDAIDLLGIGTNLGCYGSIKATPEKMNDLICLAEKIEAVIGRRLDIISGGGTTSAIMVFDDTMPERINHLRIGEGIILAHDYESLFGVKADFLNQDVFTLKAQIIEVKDKPSYPVGELSFDAFGHVQTYEDRGIRRRALAALGKVDFGDPEMLIPKNDKLEILGASSDHLILDVENCKDDINVGDIVEFDLCYATMVYLTSSKNVHIVAK; encoded by the coding sequence ATGAGCACAAATGTGACAAGGTACCCTCTGCTGGAGGTGGATTTAAAAAAGTTCAGAGAAAACATTGATTGTATGACTAAACTTTGTCAGGACAAAGGCATTGATGTGGCCGGCGTAATAAAAGGATTTCACGCTATCCCCGAGATGGTGAAGGAATTTGACAAATCTGCTTGCAAATACATCGCCAGCTCTCGGATGGAGCAGATTATCGATGCCAAAGAAGACGGTTGTGAAAAGCCCTTTTTTCTGATTCGACTGCCCATGCTCAGCGAGGTAGCCGACCTGGTAAAATACGTGGATTACAGCTTGAATAGCGAACGGACCGTATTGGACAAGATTAACGAAGAATGCCAAAAACAGGGAAAGCGCCATGGAGTTGTTCTGATGGTAGACTTAGGCGATTTGCGGGAAGGCTTCTGGGATGAAACCGAGTTGATTGATACCGCCCGTTATGTGGACAGTCAGCTGGACGCCATAGATTTACTAGGCATTGGCACGAATCTTGGCTGCTATGGCTCCATCAAGGCCACGCCAGAAAAGATGAACGATCTGATTTGTCTGGCAGAAAAAATTGAAGCAGTTATTGGTCGGCGGTTGGATATCATTTCTGGCGGCGGCACCACTTCTGCCATCATGGTCTTTGATGACACCATGCCAGAACGTATCAACCACTTGCGGATTGGCGAAGGCATCATTCTGGCTCACGATTATGAATCCCTCTTCGGCGTGAAGGCGGATTTTCTAAATCAAGATGTTTTTACCCTGAAAGCTCAGATTATTGAAGTCAAAGACAAACCGAGCTATCCTGTAGGCGAGCTGTCATTTGACGCCTTTGGCCATGTTCAGACCTATGAGGATCGTGGTATCCGTCGACGAGCCTTAGCGGCTTTAGGCAAGGTAGACTTCGGCGATCCAGAGATGCTAATTCCGAAAAATGATAAACTGGAGATTCTGGGTGCCAGCAGCGATCACCTCATCTTAGATGTGGAAAACTGCAAGGATGACATCAACGTAGGCGACATCGTGGAATTTGACCTGTGCTATGCCACCATGGTATACCTGACCAGCTCTAAGAACGTGCATATCGTTGCCAAATAA